AAATCGAAGCAACGAAGTCAAATCTTATGCTTGATCAAGTCGTCCAACATTCCAGGGAACAAGTGTTGGTCACACTATCATCGGACCTCGCGGCAACCTACGATATTGCATGACCAGCCGGACCATCATAGCCCGAGAACAGGCAATGGAAAAGTCAAAGCCAATCTGCGGGGTAATCAAATCTGGGGTACAGGGAACTACTAGCGATGTTTTTGCCGGTTCATAAAGACCAAAGAGACTAAATCCAATCCAACTAGCTCGTCTCTTGGTTCGGATAGCCTCAATGGGAAACTGCGCGTTTCTTCGCAATTGCCATAGCGGAGGATTCTGTATGAATGGTCGTGTTTCCGAGTGTTTATATGAGTGACTGGGTATATATCAAACTGCAAATGGTTGGATGAACAATTCAGCCCACAATGGTCGTTCCGCATGCAGTGTGCTATGTGCTATTATATCACCAAACATTGGCTTTCAAACAACAGAAAAGTGCTATACTACTTTGCATATAGTGTGACAGGCCTAGAACCACTTTCCAAGCATCCACATTAAACTGTCTAGCCCGGGTAGTTGGAACAGAGGATATCCAAGCACTAACATAGGACCGGTTGGGCTTCGTAAACCATACCAATTCGGGAAAGAAGCACGATTCGATCTACGGGTATCCCGTATCTTAGCAACCTACATTAAGCCGGGAGAGTCGGAATGGGCAGTCTGAACCATTTATCCAATTCCCATTGGAGAATGTTGCCTGCATCGGGGTTACCAATAGGCGTGGGGGACCCCTAGTCGAGGCTAACTTCTGATATCCTTGCTACTAAAATACGCAATACGCATTGAGAGACCAACTCTGGCTTTTGGCAACGGAAGCCCGAGAAATGTGGAGGTCCGAGATCTTTCTTACACTTTGGCTAGGCATTTATCAATTAAGGCAGAGCAGCTTGGACAGTAAAGTTATTGCATAATATTCTCACGGTAGAAGTCTGTTATGGTAGATCCATCAATCCCCTATCTAAGGCTTGTTGCCCTCCGTTTATTGAAACTGTGATGTAAATACTTTGCCGACTGTTTAGGTGTGCGAACCAAGGTTGTGAAATCGACGTGCGTGATTCCATACCGAGGACCATATCCAGCAGACCATTCTGTATCAAGAGACGTTAGAAGGTGTCGTTGGACACAAGGGAATAGACGTACCAAAATTATCCATCAATGACCAGACGTAGTAGCCCTCAACCTTGACCCCATCATCATAAATGGCCCGGGAAATAGCATCTAGATACAACCCGAAGTACCGAATGCGGAACTGGTCGTCTAGGGCCTGCTCCTTCGTCATCTGACTTTCACCTGGACAAGGACATCCATTCTCCGTGACTACGATTGGTCGACGATAGCGATCCCAGACCCAGTTCAGCAACTTGCGGAAGCCCGCTGGTGTCACTCGCAGCCAGGACATGCCAGAAAGAGGCCCCATGGTCTTCCCCTCGCTGTTAGTGGGCCCTTCCTCCACATTACCGGTGCAGTCATCCTCCGCGGGTGGGTCAGGTAGGGCTCGTGCGTATTTTGTCGTGTAATGGTTCATACCATAGAACGAGTTGATTGGGGCAGACCGGCGGAGGAGGTCCAGCTCTTCTGATGTGAACTCAGGCAGACGACTGCCAAGCTGAGCTCGCATGGGCGCTGGATAATCCTTTCCCAGGAAGATGGGGTCACCGAACCAACCAATGTAAAACTCCAAGCGACGCTGGGCAGCCAACCAATGTTCTTCGCTGCCAGCATCCCACGGCTCATAATAGTGGCCATTCAGGACGATCGAAATATCCCCTTTCTGTGTGGGTTGAAAGTCCGTCGCGTAGGCCTGCACAGCAGCTGTATGAGCAAGGATGATGGTGTGACCGACACGCCATGGCTCAGTTCGGGAATCACCACCTGTTGCACTGCTGCGGCCAGGAGCCAGTACCCCACTATGGTGACCAAAAATTGCAATAATGTAGGGCTCATTGAACGTGATCCATCTTTTGACTCGATCACCGAACCGAGAGAAACACAATCGTGCAAAATGTTCGAAATCCGCTCGAAACTCGGTCGTATCTAAGAACGCCCCATAGCGATCGTAGAGCCCTTGCGGTACATCCCAGTGATAGAGTGTCACAACAGGCTCAATATTGTGCTCCAAGAGACAGTCAATGAGATTGTTGTAGAATGCGATTCCTTTCTCGTTGATTGGGTCGCCACGCCCGCCTAAAGGGAGAATTCTGGCCCAGGCGATCGAGAAGCGATACACGTCCACGCCGTATGAGGCCATCAGTACAACATCTTCCGCCATGCGATTGTAGTGGTCACAGGCAATGTCTCCATTTTCCCCGTTCGTGCGAGATGGGTCAAGGTGAGTGAAGGTATCCCAGATGGATTTGCCCTTGCCGTCCTGGAAGGCGCCGCCTTCAACCTGATACGCAGCTGTAGCAGTACCCCAGGTAAAGGTTGGAGGCAGGGGCAACTCTTCTACAGCAGGGAGACGGTCT
This DNA window, taken from Aspergillus flavus chromosome 5, complete sequence, encodes the following:
- a CDS encoding beta-glucosidase gives rise to the protein MNVNMFKAGDDILQDVDQSCKDRLPAVEELPLPPTFTWGTATAAYQVEGGAFQDGKGKSIWDTFTHLDPSRTNGENGDIACDHYNRMAEDVVLMASYGVDVYRFSIAWARILPLGGRGDPINEKGIAFYNNLIDCLLEHNIEPVVTLYHWDVPQGLYDRYGAFLDTTEFRADFEHFARLCFSRFGDRVKRWITFNEPYIIAIFGHHSGVLAPGRSSATGGDSRTEPWRVGHTIILAHTAAVQAYATDFQPTQKGDISIVLNGHYYEPWDAGSEEHWLAAQRRLEFYIGWFGDPIFLGKDYPAPMRAQLGSRLPEFTSEELDLLRRSAPINSFYGMNHYTTKYARALPDPPAEDDCTGNVEEGPTNSEGKTMGPLSGMSWLRVTPAGFRKLLNWVWDRYRRPIVVTENGCPCPGESQMTKEQALDDQFRIRYFGLYLDAISRAIYDDGVKVEGYYVWSLMDNFEWSAGYGPRYGITHVDFTTLVRTPKQSAKYLHHSFNKRRATSLR